The following proteins come from a genomic window of Acinetobacter baumannii:
- a CDS encoding gluconokinase, whose protein sequence is MIVIAMGVCGTGKTLIGELLSERLACEFLDGDTLHSAANKSKMSQGIPLTDEDRLPWLQAIRQAIEAKQRDGETAVFTCSSLKRMYRDILRGQDQNVKFVYLKGSYELLQQRLAERSGHFFDPALLQTQLDTLEEPDVNEAIAIDIALTPEQIIEQVIQKLGVTDSVCRG, encoded by the coding sequence ATGATAGTGATAGCAATGGGTGTTTGTGGCACAGGGAAAACCCTTATTGGTGAGTTGTTATCAGAGCGTTTGGCTTGTGAGTTTCTTGATGGCGATACGCTTCATTCAGCTGCAAATAAAAGTAAGATGAGCCAAGGTATCCCTTTAACCGATGAAGACCGCTTGCCGTGGTTGCAAGCTATTCGTCAGGCAATTGAAGCAAAACAAAGAGATGGTGAAACGGCTGTGTTTACATGCTCATCTTTAAAGCGGATGTATCGCGATATTTTAAGAGGGCAGGACCAGAATGTTAAGTTTGTATACCTAAAAGGTTCTTATGAACTATTACAGCAAAGACTTGCAGAAAGATCTGGTCATTTTTTTGATCCGGCATTGTTACAAACCCAACTAGATACATTAGAGGAACCTGATGTGAATGAAGCAATTGCTATTGATATTGCTCTCACACCAGAACAGATCATTGAACAAGTTATCCAGAAGCTAGGGGTAACTGATAGTGTGTGTCGGGGGTAA
- a CDS encoding NADP-dependent glyceraldehyde-3-phosphate dehydrogenase encodes MNQLNNLQHKFPVVDGIPESVRLPSQIHQRVSLVDGELKLWAGATKKTLSPIWIQQPDGSLQQVELGSYPVMGEKESDEALEAAVRAYNNGRGEWPMMKVSERIACMQNFIQRMVEQRDLIIKLIMWEIGKSLADSEKEFDRTITYMRQTIDALKDLDNANSRFVIAEGTIGQIRRTPLGVVLCMGPYNYPLNETFATLIPAMLMGNTIIFKPPQFGTLLFEPLLEAFRDSFPKGVINTIYAPGSLVVPHLLASGQINVLALIGSSKVADHLKKQHPKSHRLRAILGLDAKNAAIILPDADLDLTVKECLLGALSFNGQRCTALKMLMVHRSIADEFVNRLTTELAKLKVGMPWEKGVSITPLPGMHRTAYMTEVIEDAVAKGAKVVNPEGGEFCKTMFYPAVVYPVTEGMRLYREEQFGPVVPVAVYDDIETVLDYVTTSDHGQQVSIFGSDPAQIGHLVDTLVHQVCRVNINCQCQRGPDVFPFGGRKDSAEGTLSVHDALRAFSIRSMIAAKQTDDSKGMLASMVSEHYSKFVNTDFIF; translated from the coding sequence ATGAATCAGTTAAATAATTTACAGCATAAATTTCCAGTAGTGGACGGTATTCCTGAAAGTGTACGTTTGCCATCTCAAATTCATCAGCGTGTCTCACTCGTGGATGGTGAGTTGAAGTTATGGGCTGGTGCAACCAAGAAAACATTATCTCCGATCTGGATTCAGCAGCCTGACGGTAGCCTACAGCAAGTTGAACTTGGTAGTTATCCAGTCATGGGCGAAAAAGAAAGCGATGAAGCATTAGAAGCAGCGGTACGAGCTTATAACAATGGTCGTGGCGAATGGCCAATGATGAAGGTTAGTGAGCGTATTGCATGTATGCAAAATTTCATTCAGCGCATGGTAGAGCAACGAGATCTGATTATTAAGCTGATCATGTGGGAAATTGGCAAGAGCTTGGCTGATTCAGAGAAAGAGTTTGATCGTACTATTACCTACATGCGTCAAACCATTGATGCCCTGAAAGATCTAGATAATGCCAACTCCCGCTTTGTAATTGCTGAAGGCACCATTGGTCAAATTCGTCGTACTCCATTAGGTGTTGTGTTGTGTATGGGACCATACAACTACCCGCTAAACGAAACCTTCGCGACCCTGATCCCAGCTATGCTGATGGGTAATACCATTATTTTTAAACCGCCTCAATTTGGAACTTTACTATTTGAACCATTGTTAGAGGCATTTCGTGATTCATTTCCAAAAGGGGTGATCAATACCATTTATGCACCAGGTTCTCTAGTGGTGCCGCATTTGCTGGCATCTGGGCAAATTAATGTACTGGCACTGATTGGTTCTAGTAAAGTGGCCGACCACTTGAAAAAGCAACATCCTAAATCTCACCGTCTGCGTGCGATTTTGGGGTTGGATGCGAAGAATGCAGCTATCATTTTGCCAGATGCTGATTTGGACCTGACAGTGAAAGAGTGCCTGTTGGGTGCATTGTCATTCAATGGTCAGCGTTGTACAGCTTTAAAAATGCTGATGGTGCACCGTTCGATAGCCGATGAGTTTGTTAACCGTTTAACGACTGAGCTGGCTAAGTTGAAAGTAGGTATGCCGTGGGAAAAAGGTGTATCTATTACGCCGCTACCGGGCATGCACCGTACAGCCTACATGACTGAAGTGATTGAAGATGCTGTGGCAAAAGGAGCAAAAGTGGTTAATCCGGAAGGTGGTGAATTCTGCAAAACCATGTTCTATCCAGCCGTAGTTTATCCAGTGACTGAGGGGATGAGACTGTATCGCGAAGAACAGTTTGGTCCAGTGGTACCAGTTGCTGTTTATGATGATATTGAAACTGTATTGGATTATGTCACTACTTCTGATCATGGTCAGCAGGTGAGTATTTTTGGTAGTGACCCAGCGCAAATTGGCCATTTAGTCGACACACTCGTACATCAAGTTTGTCGTGTAAACATCAACTGTCAGTGTCAACGTGGTCCTGATGTATTCCCATTTGGTGGCCGTAAAGATTCTGCAGAAGGTACACTTTCTGTGCATGATGCGCTTCGTGCATTCTCGATTCGCTCTATGATTGCGGCTAAACAGACGGATGACAGTAAAGGTATGCTGGCTTCTATGGTGTCTGAGCACTATTCTAAATTTGTGAATACCGACTTTATTTTCTAA
- a CDS encoding glutamate-5-semialdehyde dehydrogenase — translation MQDSIEQYMQKVGQQARDASRVLTSASTSLKNHALSAIYTALENNQAAILAANQIDMEKGRSNQLDSALLDRLELTPARFKGMLQGLKDVIALVDPIGEITDLAYRPTGIQIGKMRVPLGVVGMIYESRPNVTLEAASLAIKSGNAIILRGGSEALESNKAIAEAVKHGLKVAGLPEHSVQVIETSDRAAVGHLITMAEYVDVIVPRGGKSLIERVTNEARIPVIKHLDGNCHVFVEAQADLQKALPITLNAKTHRYGVCNAMETLLVDEKIAEVFLPHIAELYAEKQVELRGCPETRRILGSSVKPATEEDWYTEYLGPILAVKVVSGIDEAIDHINKYGSHHTDAIVTENYTLARQFLARVDSSSVVVNASTRFADGFEYGLGAEIGISTDKIHARGPVGLEGLTSQKWIVLGDGQIRQ, via the coding sequence ATGCAAGATTCAATTGAACAATATATGCAAAAAGTTGGGCAACAAGCACGTGATGCTTCACGCGTCTTAACAAGTGCTTCTACCTCACTTAAAAATCATGCACTCTCTGCTATTTATACTGCTTTGGAAAACAACCAAGCAGCTATCTTGGCGGCGAATCAAATCGACATGGAAAAAGGCCGTAGCAACCAGCTCGACAGCGCCTTACTTGATCGTCTTGAGCTTACGCCCGCACGTTTTAAAGGGATGTTGCAAGGTTTAAAAGATGTGATCGCGCTTGTCGATCCAATTGGGGAAATTACGGATCTTGCATATCGCCCCACAGGCATTCAAATTGGGAAAATGCGTGTACCTCTAGGTGTCGTTGGTATGATTTACGAATCACGTCCAAATGTCACACTTGAAGCTGCATCCTTAGCAATTAAATCGGGCAATGCCATTATTTTACGTGGTGGCTCAGAAGCACTTGAGTCAAATAAAGCAATCGCAGAAGCGGTGAAGCATGGCTTAAAAGTTGCTGGTTTACCTGAGCACTCAGTACAAGTGATTGAAACTTCTGACCGCGCAGCGGTTGGTCACCTCATTACTATGGCTGAGTATGTAGATGTCATTGTTCCACGTGGTGGCAAAAGCTTAATTGAGCGTGTAACCAACGAAGCTCGTATTCCTGTGATTAAGCATCTTGATGGTAACTGTCATGTGTTTGTAGAAGCTCAAGCAGACTTACAAAAAGCGTTACCAATTACCTTGAATGCTAAAACACATCGTTACGGCGTTTGTAATGCAATGGAAACTCTGCTCGTTGATGAAAAAATTGCAGAAGTTTTCTTACCACACATTGCTGAGCTTTATGCTGAAAAACAAGTTGAGCTACGTGGTTGCCCAGAAACACGTCGTATTTTAGGAAGCTCTGTAAAACCTGCGACAGAAGAAGATTGGTATACCGAATATTTAGGGCCGATTCTTGCCGTTAAAGTGGTTAGTGGTATTGATGAAGCAATTGACCATATCAACAAATATGGTTCGCATCATACCGATGCAATTGTGACAGAGAACTATACTTTGGCACGTCAGTTCTTGGCTCGCGTAGATTCAAGCTCCGTCGTAGTTAATGCATCAACTCGTTTTGCCGATGGCTTTGAATATGGTTTAGGTGCTGAAATTGGTATCTCAACAGATAAGATTCATGCACGCGGCCCTGTTGGCTTAGAGGGTTTAACTTCTCAAAAATGGATTGTGTTAGGTGACGGTCAAATTCGTCAATAA
- a CDS encoding alpha/beta fold hydrolase, translating to MNSIIQMDSEINQAYAGFGFFDIYHRDSFKQPARTTWIDGWKIEYMAIADPQTIHKTPIVIVGGAFQNFNSYKYCVEQLFESGPVILIDLPSMGANQQITNRDTGISAGTLELPDLSEMLGRWLDIVGIQKVSVMGMSLGSVVASCFAYHRPDLMDRMILMGVMQKTRKSWRMILEESLKLMQENRMEEFGQAVILYLVNHAKLDKTRMSPTAKKLFFRQMAEFTGTERERYEINCNRLLRLTDVPIPECKTLVAAGQYDSFTLPHENANFALQCPDMEFALIANADHVPQLQRRKETMSLFTSFLKGESIQNLDGIIPMTREQMQNMERRGEERIPVLQPKTKLSHRECETEVPVTIVDVTFFGMYLKLDDVAQLEFVNEHPRDLALHLEDEEGAFSIECLIFEATEQGVRALFKHGSFELADRLSRFIGRQKQAA from the coding sequence ATGAATTCCATTATTCAAATGGATTCGGAGATAAACCAAGCTTATGCCGGTTTTGGGTTTTTCGATATCTACCATAGAGATAGTTTTAAACAGCCAGCTCGTACCACATGGATTGACGGTTGGAAAATTGAATACATGGCGATTGCAGACCCACAAACGATTCACAAAACACCGATTGTGATTGTTGGCGGTGCTTTTCAAAATTTTAACTCGTATAAATATTGTGTTGAACAACTATTTGAAAGTGGCCCGGTCATTCTAATTGACTTGCCATCAATGGGTGCAAATCAACAAATTACCAATCGAGATACCGGAATTTCTGCTGGAACATTAGAACTACCTGATTTGTCAGAAATGTTAGGACGTTGGTTAGATATCGTCGGAATTCAAAAAGTTTCTGTAATGGGAATGTCATTGGGGTCAGTTGTTGCTTCTTGTTTTGCTTATCATCGTCCAGATTTGATGGACCGCATGATTTTAATGGGTGTCATGCAAAAGACCCGTAAAAGCTGGCGGATGATACTGGAAGAGTCGCTCAAACTCATGCAAGAAAATCGTATGGAAGAGTTTGGGCAAGCGGTAATTTTATATTTGGTGAATCATGCCAAATTAGATAAAACACGTATGTCGCCTACAGCTAAAAAATTATTTTTTAGGCAAATGGCAGAATTTACGGGTACTGAACGAGAGCGTTATGAAATTAACTGTAATCGCCTTTTGCGTTTAACAGATGTACCTATTCCAGAATGTAAGACACTGGTCGCAGCAGGGCAGTACGATAGTTTTACTTTGCCTCATGAAAATGCCAATTTTGCTTTGCAATGTCCGGATATGGAATTTGCTCTGATTGCTAACGCCGACCATGTGCCGCAGCTCCAGCGCCGTAAAGAAACTATGAGTTTGTTCACTTCATTTTTGAAAGGTGAATCTATCCAAAATCTGGATGGCATTATTCCAATGACGCGTGAGCAAATGCAAAACATGGAACGCCGAGGTGAAGAGCGTATACCAGTTCTCCAGCCTAAAACGAAACTGAGCCACCGTGAATGTGAAACAGAGGTGCCAGTGACGATTGTTGACGTGACTTTTTTTGGAATGTATTTGAAATTAGATGATGTAGCACAGCTTGAGTTTGTAAATGAACATCCACGTGATTTGGCTTTACATTTAGAAGATGAAGAGGGCGCTTTTTCGATTGAGTGTTTAATCTTTGAAGCTACTGAACAAGGAGTCCGTGCCTTATTTAAACATGGTAGCTTTGAGCTTGCTGACCGTTTAAGCCGCTTCATTGGTCGCCAGAAACAAGCAGCTTAA
- a CDS encoding class I SAM-dependent methyltransferase gives MTQHLSKHRHISFTAHYTGYIWYQMGISHEALATSKGKSLAYLVHPLESWAEKYVGGSMRTTLKQRHTMLDHDLEKLIQENPDLQVLEIACGLSPRGWWFRQHYPSISYRELDLPDMAQTKQNALQQIEKNAPEILSVDLFTEAFAQAFEVFDSNRPLVVISEGLINYFDKDLLKQLIQSIAHYGASFKKLHYLTDLYPEPVKNKLASIIWNSSKLLKLMSRSSFSFHFKTPLEVKDFFKDAGFSQVNVEQPQIFFGQVSKDSDEEHLGDLVWTIHAQLK, from the coding sequence ATGACACAACACCTTTCAAAACACCGCCACATCTCTTTTACAGCCCACTATACGGGTTATATCTGGTATCAAATGGGGATCTCACATGAAGCACTTGCCACCAGCAAAGGCAAATCACTGGCATATTTAGTTCACCCATTAGAGTCTTGGGCAGAGAAATATGTGGGCGGCAGCATGCGCACGACGCTTAAACAGCGCCATACCATGCTTGATCATGATTTAGAGAAGTTAATTCAAGAAAACCCTGATTTACAGGTGCTTGAAATTGCTTGTGGTTTATCACCACGTGGTTGGTGGTTTAGGCAGCATTATCCTTCCATTAGCTATCGAGAGCTTGATTTGCCCGATATGGCTCAAACAAAACAAAATGCACTACAACAAATTGAAAAAAATGCACCTGAAATTTTATCGGTCGATTTATTTACCGAAGCGTTTGCTCAAGCATTTGAAGTTTTTGACTCTAATCGCCCACTGGTTGTAATTAGTGAAGGTTTAATTAACTATTTTGATAAAGACTTATTAAAGCAACTGATCCAATCCATTGCCCACTATGGCGCTTCCTTTAAAAAGCTTCATTATTTAACTGACCTGTATCCTGAACCCGTTAAAAACAAACTTGCTAGTATTATCTGGAACAGCAGTAAATTACTTAAACTTATGTCTCGAAGCTCATTTAGTTTTCATTTTAAGACTCCACTAGAAGTTAAAGACTTTTTTAAAGATGCAGGCTTTAGTCAAGTTAACGTTGAACAACCTCAAATATTCTTTGGACAAGTTTCTAAAGACAGCGATGAAGAGCATTTAGGCGACTTAGTCTGGACTATCCATGCTCAATTAAAATAA
- the nagZ gene encoding beta-N-acetylhexosaminidase, with the protein MIGALMLDIAGTELTQEDIELLQAPQVGGMILFARNIESPQQVRALTDHMRQVRPDILIAVDQEGGRVQRLKSGFTLLPAMGRFGELYITQPQKALELAEQCGWLMATEVLAVGIDFSFAPVLDLNAISDVIGDRGFSKNIEDIAPLAGAFMRGMKKAGMANTGKHFPGHGSVKADSHVAAAIDSRSYDEIYNHDMQSFIKLMPELDALMPAHVIYDQVDPNPAGFSPFWIQEVLRNRLNFNGVLFSDDLSMQAACVAGGADARIQAALAAGCDMGLVCNDRSAACTALEGIANLELPNQERLERMRGRIPQIQVGETLSLGNDWQAVKTAIEEFKNSI; encoded by the coding sequence ATGATTGGCGCGTTGATGCTGGACATAGCCGGCACAGAACTTACTCAAGAAGATATTGAACTATTACAAGCTCCGCAAGTCGGTGGCATGATTTTATTTGCACGAAATATTGAATCACCACAACAAGTCCGTGCTTTAACCGACCATATGCGCCAAGTTCGCCCAGATATTTTGATTGCTGTCGACCAAGAAGGTGGTCGCGTTCAACGTCTAAAATCTGGCTTTACATTATTGCCAGCCATGGGCCGTTTTGGCGAGCTCTATATCACTCAACCTCAAAAAGCACTTGAATTAGCTGAACAGTGCGGCTGGTTAATGGCAACTGAAGTTTTGGCTGTGGGGATCGATTTTAGTTTTGCGCCAGTTTTAGATCTGAATGCAATTAGCGATGTAATTGGTGACCGTGGCTTCTCTAAAAATATTGAAGATATCGCTCCGCTCGCTGGCGCATTTATGCGCGGTATGAAAAAAGCCGGCATGGCAAATACCGGTAAGCACTTCCCTGGTCACGGTTCGGTAAAAGCCGATTCACATGTCGCAGCTGCAATCGATAGCCGTAGCTATGACGAAATTTATAACCATGACATGCAAAGCTTTATTAAGCTTATGCCTGAGCTAGATGCGCTCATGCCGGCACATGTAATTTACGATCAGGTTGACCCAAATCCGGCAGGTTTCTCACCTTTCTGGATTCAAGAAGTCCTTCGTAATCGCTTGAATTTTAATGGCGTACTTTTCTCCGATGACTTAAGCATGCAAGCTGCTTGTGTCGCTGGGGGTGCAGATGCGCGTATTCAAGCGGCTCTGGCAGCAGGCTGTGATATGGGGCTAGTGTGTAATGACCGTAGTGCAGCATGTACAGCACTTGAAGGTATTGCAAACTTAGAACTACCAAATCAAGAGCGTTTAGAACGTATGCGTGGTCGAATTCCACAAATCCAAGTTGGTGAAACTTTATCGCTTGGAAATGACTGGCAAGCTGTCAAAACAGCCATTGAAGAGTTTAAGAATTCGATTTAA